The Candidatus Eisenbacteria bacterium genome includes a region encoding these proteins:
- a CDS encoding ATP-binding protein, whose protein sequence is MLARVTSCATQGIDGLFVEVEADLGAGLPTFSIVGLPDAAVRESRERVLAALRNCGFEFPARKITINLAPAHVRKEGARFDLPIAVALLLASGQIPRGAPLEEGIFVGELALDGTLRGVRGILAVMAAAKRERRGPVWIPRENGREAGAIGGVSIRSLGSLRELRGDDAPGGGGERERSAGAATSHQGAGTDADPPGGPVRAAPPDLAEVRGQIIARRALEVAAAGGHNILFVGPPGSGKTMLASRLPGILPPLAREEAVEVSTIHSVAGRLPPGSGLILEPPFRAPHHTISDAGLVGGGRGPLPGEVSLAHKGVLFMDELPEFHRNALEALRQPLEDGYVSIARAGGTTVFPASFSLVAAMNPCPCGWRGDPRRACRCGPDAVARYWAKVSGPILDRIDLVLEVPAVPMEDLFSGESGESSADVRERVVRARSIAVERNQSGGRNATLTARELGRVAPLEPECRQLIRHAAEAFRITARGVVRIRRVARTIADSAGSETVRAEHVAEALQYRMPAV, encoded by the coding sequence CCGTGCGGGAAAGCCGCGAGCGCGTCCTCGCGGCGCTTCGAAACTGCGGCTTCGAGTTTCCCGCCCGAAAGATCACCATCAACCTGGCGCCCGCGCACGTCCGAAAGGAGGGCGCGCGCTTCGACCTTCCGATCGCGGTCGCGCTCCTGCTCGCTTCGGGGCAGATCCCGCGCGGGGCACCACTCGAGGAGGGGATCTTCGTGGGCGAGCTGGCGCTCGACGGAACGCTCCGGGGGGTCCGTGGGATTCTCGCGGTGATGGCGGCCGCAAAGCGGGAGAGGCGGGGCCCGGTGTGGATCCCGCGGGAGAACGGGCGCGAAGCCGGCGCGATCGGCGGCGTTTCGATCCGGAGCTTGGGCTCGCTCCGGGAGCTTCGCGGCGACGACGCGCCCGGCGGCGGGGGAGAGCGAGAAAGGAGCGCCGGCGCGGCAACGTCCCACCAAGGCGCGGGCACCGATGCCGACCCTCCCGGTGGCCCGGTCCGCGCAGCACCCCCCGACCTTGCCGAGGTGCGCGGACAGATCATCGCCCGGCGCGCGCTCGAGGTGGCGGCCGCGGGCGGCCACAACATCCTCTTCGTCGGGCCGCCGGGCTCCGGGAAAACGATGCTCGCCAGCCGCCTGCCAGGCATCCTGCCTCCGCTCGCCCGCGAAGAGGCAGTCGAGGTGAGCACCATCCATTCCGTGGCCGGCCGGCTCCCTCCCGGCTCGGGGCTCATCCTCGAGCCCCCGTTCCGCGCGCCGCATCACACGATCTCGGACGCGGGGCTCGTCGGAGGAGGGCGTGGTCCGCTCCCCGGCGAGGTGAGCCTCGCGCACAAGGGCGTGCTCTTCATGGACGAGCTGCCGGAATTTCATCGGAACGCGCTCGAGGCGCTGCGGCAGCCGCTCGAGGACGGGTACGTTTCCATCGCCCGCGCCGGCGGCACGACGGTGTTTCCGGCGTCCTTCTCGCTGGTCGCCGCGATGAATCCCTGCCCGTGTGGGTGGCGGGGCGATCCACGTCGCGCCTGCCGGTGCGGGCCCGACGCGGTCGCCCGCTACTGGGCGAAAGTTTCGGGACCGATCCTCGATCGCATCGACTTGGTGCTTGAAGTGCCGGCGGTGCCGATGGAGGATCTTTTTTCGGGTGAATCGGGAGAGTCATCGGCCGATGTGCGCGAACGCGTCGTTCGCGCGCGCTCGATCGCGGTGGAACGGAACCAGTCGGGTGGACGAAATGCCACCCTTACGGCGAGAGAGCTCGGGCGCGTCGCGCCGCTCGAACCGGAGTGCCGGCAGCTGATCCGCCACGCCGCGGAGGCGTTTCGGATCACCGCGCGCGGAGTCGTTCGCATCCGGCGGGTCGCCCGGACGATCGCCGACTCCGCGGGCTCGGAGACGGTGCGCGCCGAGCACGTCGCGGAGGCATTGCAATATCGAATGCCGGCGGTGTGA
- a CDS encoding DinB family protein has protein sequence MKTQEMVAKHFGLMYQTAAANLDGVTHEQSLAQPPQGGNCANWILGHLMNVQNGVMRLLGEKPVWESDQLARAGFVPITRTTEAIDWKVLRDRFLGSRERCLAAISALSDDAMAESVPHPFGGTCSRAELLNILAFHQAYHAGQLAMSRRIAGLEGAVKGPGQTLAKV, from the coding sequence ATGAAGACGCAGGAAATGGTGGCGAAGCACTTCGGACTGATGTATCAGACCGCCGCGGCCAACCTGGACGGGGTGACCCACGAGCAGTCCCTGGCACAGCCGCCTCAGGGCGGGAATTGCGCGAACTGGATCCTGGGACACCTCATGAACGTCCAGAACGGTGTGATGAGGCTCCTCGGCGAGAAGCCGGTGTGGGAAAGCGACCAACTCGCCCGGGCGGGGTTCGTCCCGATCACGCGCACGACCGAAGCGATCGACTGGAAGGTCCTCAGAGATCGATTCCTCGGGTCCCGGGAGCGCTGCCTCGCGGCCATCTCTGCGCTGTCCGACGACGCGATGGCCGAGTCGGTTCCGCACCCCTTCGGAGGCACGTGCAGCCGCGCCGAGCTGCTGAACATCCTCGCGTTCCACCAGGCGTACCACGCCGGTCAGTTGGCTATGTCCCGGCGGATCGCGGGGCTGGAGGGCGCGGTGAAGGGGCCTGGCCAGACGCTGGCGAAGGTGTGA